A genomic window from Streptomyces sp. NBC_00234 includes:
- a CDS encoding helix-turn-helix transcriptional regulator, translating to MHLAASRSSVIGVLLPAGPDRTTSSGAVTAAGREAARSSGPTGWSVRTVFGRAATRVQTASLDGRDAHGAAQTEDAGPALHDRPPVLTLGQGPSRPPETVLCLVRRGAVTVAALRSSGTAGSAVPLVVEEGGAFVVDAHGPVPLAPLTGLCELLLLRIGHPCLFRNDAPADRATGTPLPVPGSEEPLDVTRTATAALLTPLLLALAARRPESASQLASDRLACHLADLLATLLAEVEERALTDAGRESAVRPGDRRLLADIRWWVNHHLGDPGLRPEAVAAAHYVSVRRLHKLFEHEGGTVSRWIQQRRLEECRRELGRSDRTEMKVSAVAQRWGFASPAHFSRAFRIAYGLSPRVWRELRTGVVL from the coding sequence GTGCACCTCGCCGCCTCACGTTCGTCCGTCATCGGCGTACTCCTGCCCGCCGGCCCCGATCGGACGACCTCCTCCGGGGCCGTCACCGCGGCAGGCCGGGAGGCCGCCCGGAGCTCCGGTCCCACCGGCTGGAGCGTCCGGACCGTCTTCGGCCGGGCCGCCACCCGTGTCCAGACAGCCTCCCTCGACGGCCGGGACGCGCACGGTGCGGCGCAGACGGAGGACGCTGGCCCGGCCCTTCACGACCGCCCACCCGTATTGACCCTCGGCCAAGGCCCTTCCCGTCCACCCGAGACCGTCCTCTGCCTCGTCCGCAGGGGCGCAGTGACCGTGGCCGCGCTCCGCTCCTCCGGCACGGCAGGATCCGCTGTCCCGCTCGTCGTCGAGGAGGGAGGCGCGTTCGTCGTCGACGCCCACGGGCCCGTCCCGCTCGCTCCGCTGACCGGACTCTGCGAACTGCTTCTTCTCCGGATCGGTCACCCCTGCCTCTTCAGGAACGATGCGCCCGCCGACCGTGCGACCGGGACCCCGTTGCCCGTGCCCGGTTCGGAAGAGCCGCTCGACGTCACCCGCACCGCCACAGCGGCGCTGCTGACCCCGCTCCTGCTCGCCCTCGCCGCCCGGCGGCCCGAGTCGGCCTCGCAGCTGGCATCCGACCGCCTCGCGTGTCACCTGGCCGACCTCCTGGCGACGCTCCTCGCCGAGGTGGAGGAGCGCGCGCTCACCGACGCGGGCCGGGAGAGCGCGGTCCGGCCGGGCGATCGCCGCCTCCTGGCCGACATCCGTTGGTGGGTGAACCACCATCTGGGGGACCCGGGCCTCCGCCCGGAGGCGGTCGCGGCAGCGCACTACGTGTCCGTCCGCCGTCTGCACAAGCTCTTCGAGCACGAGGGCGGAACCGTCAGCCGGTGGATTCAGCAGCGGCGGCTGGAGGAGTGCCGACGCGAGCTCGGCCGCAGTGACCGTACGGAGATGAAGGTGTCAGCCGTGGCCCAGCGTTGGGGGTTCGCCAGCCCGGCCCACTTCAGCCGCGCGTTCCGCATTGCCTACGGGCTGTCCCCCCGCGTCTGGCGCGAGCTTCGCACCGGCGTGGTCCTCTGA
- a CDS encoding substrate-binding domain-containing protein, translating to MFRSTSRRTAVATGLLLTLGMGTACSSGKEAATDDRVSEVGGKISITYLQKQGDQEYFIGEAAGAQEKAKKLGIDLKVVNLGNDANKTVSEVQSAVAQKSDGVIVVVPDPAVGPQVVRTARDGKVALLTSDDQICTTGPDPAACAKDDLVPRIGFSGAQMGEEVGKRAAAEFEKAGWTAADTRVVSAWKQDVTVCGERVDAAKHAFDAAVPGVKTIDVPTDNTPTGAQDKIAATVTANSGVKNWVIWGCNDENVMGGVTALANAGVSPAHVIGVGLGAYLACKEWQSDKPTGMKAALFINGKDVGALAVQTMYDKLKNGKDFPAEAFAPTTMVDHASWKDVGLTCG from the coding sequence ATGTTCCGTTCCACTTCTCGGCGTACCGCCGTAGCCACCGGCCTGCTGCTCACCCTCGGTATGGGCACGGCGTGTTCATCGGGCAAGGAGGCCGCAACCGACGACCGGGTCTCCGAGGTCGGCGGCAAGATCTCGATCACGTACCTGCAGAAGCAGGGCGACCAGGAGTACTTCATCGGCGAGGCCGCGGGCGCGCAGGAGAAGGCGAAGAAGCTCGGGATCGACCTCAAGGTCGTCAACCTGGGCAACGACGCCAACAAGACGGTCAGTGAGGTCCAGTCGGCGGTCGCACAGAAGAGCGACGGGGTCATCGTCGTCGTCCCGGACCCGGCGGTCGGCCCGCAGGTCGTCCGGACCGCGAGGGACGGCAAGGTCGCACTGCTGACGTCCGACGACCAGATCTGCACGACAGGCCCGGACCCGGCCGCCTGCGCCAAGGACGACCTGGTGCCGCGGATCGGGTTCAGCGGCGCCCAGATGGGCGAGGAGGTCGGCAAGCGCGCCGCCGCCGAGTTCGAGAAGGCCGGCTGGACGGCCGCCGACACCCGCGTCGTCTCGGCATGGAAGCAGGACGTGACCGTCTGCGGCGAGCGCGTCGACGCCGCCAAGCACGCCTTCGACGCGGCCGTGCCCGGCGTGAAGACCATCGACGTACCCACCGACAACACGCCCACCGGTGCACAGGACAAGATCGCCGCGACGGTCACCGCCAACTCCGGCGTCAAGAACTGGGTGATCTGGGGCTGCAACGACGAGAACGTCATGGGCGGCGTCACCGCACTCGCGAACGCCGGTGTCAGCCCCGCCCACGTCATCGGCGTGGGCCTGGGTGCCTACCTCGCCTGCAAGGAATGGCAGTCGGACAAGCCGACCGGCATGAAGGCGGCGCTGTTCATCAACGGCAAGGACGTCGGCGCCCTGGCCGTCCAGACCATGTACGACAAGCTCAAGAACGGCAAGGACTTCCCCGCCGAGGCGTTCGCCCCGACCACCATGGTCGACCACGCCTCGTGGAAGGACGTCGGGCTCACCTGCGGCTGA
- a CDS encoding ABC transporter permease yields the protein MTLTSTPDPAVKGRQGDGPTSGRPKFVAGLDGQNISLIGALLAVLVLFGVLNDNYLSLSNMQVIAEAATITGLLAIVQTVVIICGGLDISVGSQVGVASVVSAMVFTGTGSGAFLGMAAAIGVGVVIGALNGLIIVYGRVNPTIATLAGLAAYKGLAQLLSDGRAQGYVLNNDVFIFLGRGKMAGLPVIVWILIVVALTVHLLLKYTDIGRNLYAIGGNDTAARLAGIDINKYLIFVYTLIGVVAAVAGVLLTARTGSGQPVSGSEGLELKAITAAALGGAALKGGKGGIGGTLLAVALLGCLENGLTVEGINTFWQNVAQGALLVIAVVIQQRRNGERAVGLPH from the coding sequence ATGACCCTCACCAGCACGCCCGACCCTGCCGTGAAGGGCCGCCAGGGCGACGGCCCCACCTCGGGCCGCCCGAAGTTCGTCGCCGGCCTCGACGGTCAGAACATCAGCCTCATCGGTGCGCTCCTCGCCGTCCTCGTCCTGTTCGGCGTCCTCAACGACAACTACCTGAGCCTGTCCAACATGCAGGTCATCGCCGAAGCGGCGACCATCACCGGACTGCTCGCGATCGTGCAGACCGTCGTCATCATCTGCGGCGGCCTCGACATCTCCGTCGGCTCGCAGGTCGGCGTGGCCTCCGTCGTCAGCGCCATGGTGTTCACCGGCACCGGGTCCGGCGCCTTCCTCGGCATGGCGGCCGCGATCGGCGTCGGAGTGGTCATAGGCGCACTGAACGGCCTGATCATCGTCTACGGACGCGTCAATCCGACCATCGCCACGCTCGCCGGCCTGGCCGCCTACAAGGGACTCGCCCAACTCCTGTCCGACGGACGCGCCCAGGGCTACGTACTCAACAACGACGTCTTCATCTTCCTCGGCCGGGGCAAGATGGCCGGACTCCCCGTCATTGTCTGGATCCTGATCGTCGTGGCCCTCACCGTCCACCTGCTGCTCAAGTACACCGACATCGGCCGCAACCTCTACGCCATCGGCGGCAACGACACCGCAGCCCGCCTCGCCGGCATCGACATCAACAAGTACCTGATCTTCGTCTACACCCTCATCGGAGTGGTCGCCGCCGTCGCCGGCGTCCTGCTGACCGCCCGCACGGGCTCGGGCCAGCCCGTCTCCGGCAGCGAGGGACTCGAACTCAAAGCCATCACGGCCGCCGCGCTCGGCGGCGCCGCCCTCAAGGGAGGCAAGGGCGGCATCGGCGGCACGCTGCTCGCCGTCGCCCTCCTCGGCTGCCTCGAGAACGGCCTCACCGTCGAAGGCATCAACACCTTCTGGCAGAACGTCGCCCAAGGCGCCCTCCTCGTCATCGCCGTCGTCATCCAGCAACGCCGCAACGGGGAACGGGCCGTCGGCCTGCCTCACTGA
- a CDS encoding alpha/beta hydrolase, with translation MTSTPHTRSSGDARDLAQVERANASGRIPVVFVHGLWLLPTSWDRWADVFEAAGFAPLTPGWPDDPDTVAEANAHPEVFAGKGVGEVADHFCGLIEKLDRTPVVVGHSFGGLITQIIAGRGLSRASVAIDPAPFRGVLPLPLSSLRAASAVLGNPANYHRAVPLTYEQFRYSFANAVSEDEARALYSEFAVPASGEPLFQAAAANVNPWTEVRVDTLNPERGPLLVISGEKDHTVPWAIAHASYKKQLKNGSSVTEIAEISGRGHALTIDSGWREVAETALAFVRRFADGTRGDRTGGDAA, from the coding sequence ATGACCTCAACTCCCCATACCCGCAGCTCTGGTGACGCTCGCGATCTCGCGCAGGTGGAGCGGGCCAACGCCTCCGGGCGCATCCCGGTCGTCTTCGTGCACGGCCTCTGGCTCCTGCCCACCAGCTGGGACCGGTGGGCGGACGTGTTCGAGGCGGCCGGATTTGCGCCGCTCACGCCGGGCTGGCCGGACGACCCGGACACCGTGGCCGAGGCCAACGCCCACCCCGAGGTCTTCGCCGGCAAGGGCGTCGGCGAGGTGGCGGACCACTTCTGCGGACTGATCGAGAAGCTCGACCGCACCCCCGTCGTGGTCGGGCACTCCTTCGGCGGCCTGATCACCCAGATCATCGCCGGGCGCGGGCTCTCCCGGGCATCCGTAGCCATCGACCCCGCCCCCTTCCGGGGAGTCCTGCCGCTGCCGCTGTCGTCGCTGCGCGCCGCGAGCGCCGTCCTCGGGAACCCGGCGAACTACCACCGGGCGGTCCCGCTCACCTACGAGCAGTTCCGCTACTCCTTCGCCAACGCCGTGAGCGAGGACGAAGCACGGGCGCTCTACTCGGAATTCGCCGTCCCCGCCTCCGGGGAACCGCTGTTCCAGGCCGCCGCGGCCAACGTCAACCCGTGGACCGAGGTCCGGGTCGACACCCTGAATCCCGAACGCGGTCCGCTGCTGGTCATCTCGGGCGAGAAGGACCACACCGTGCCGTGGGCGATCGCCCACGCTTCCTACAAGAAGCAGCTGAAGAACGGGAGTTCGGTGACGGAGATCGCGGAGATCTCCGGACGCGGCCACGCGCTGACCATCGACAGCGGCTGGCGTGAAGTCGCCGAGACGGCCCTCGCCTTCGTCCGGCGGTTCGCCGACGGGACGAGAGGTGACAGGACGGGAGGCGACGCAGCCTGA
- a CDS encoding sugar ABC transporter ATP-binding protein, whose amino-acid sequence MADLVKRFGAVQALGGITLGFPAGRVTALMGENGAGKSTLLKILTGDHQPTEGHVLIDGEPVALSSPADARAAGIRIIPQEPEIIPHISVAENVYAGTLPHRRGRVLDRAELDRRIRADLERLGFAHVLDPDLLGSQLTPAQRQLVEIMRALTGGTAARLIAFDEPTSSLSEHEVDALFALIRRLREQGIAIVYVSHRMQEIFQLADRVAVLRDGSLAGVQDAGSTNEGELVRLMVGRDLSAMFVRQRVATDRLVLDVRNLTTDDVTGISLQVHAGEVVGLAGLIGAGRSELALALAGDLPVHSGTATLDGTRLRSGRPGEVISAGLGLAPEERKAQALFLRQSVKDNTSLVVLDRLRRFRFIRRTAERRLAQEYSDRLRVRTPSIHHEVRKLSGGNQQKVVLARWLARKPKVLILDEPTRGIDVGAKAEIYQIIADLAAEGVALLVISSELPELLGLADRVLVMQGGRITGELDRNEASEEAILQLAMTDDIVGTAPGAPS is encoded by the coding sequence GTGGCGGACCTCGTCAAGCGGTTCGGCGCAGTGCAGGCGCTCGGCGGCATCACCCTCGGTTTCCCGGCCGGGCGGGTCACTGCCCTGATGGGTGAGAACGGGGCGGGAAAGTCGACCCTGCTGAAGATCCTCACGGGCGACCACCAGCCGACCGAGGGACACGTCCTGATCGACGGGGAGCCCGTCGCGCTCTCCTCTCCGGCGGATGCCCGCGCCGCGGGCATCCGGATCATCCCGCAGGAGCCGGAGATCATCCCGCACATCTCGGTCGCCGAGAACGTCTACGCGGGCACGTTGCCCCACAGGCGCGGACGGGTGCTGGACCGGGCCGAACTGGACCGGCGCATCCGGGCCGACCTGGAGCGGCTGGGTTTCGCGCACGTCCTCGACCCGGACCTGCTCGGCTCGCAGCTCACACCGGCGCAGCGGCAGCTCGTGGAGATCATGCGCGCGCTGACCGGCGGGACGGCAGCGCGGCTCATCGCGTTCGACGAGCCCACCTCGTCGCTGTCGGAGCATGAGGTGGACGCGTTGTTCGCGCTGATCCGGCGACTGCGCGAGCAGGGCATCGCGATCGTGTACGTCTCGCACCGCATGCAGGAGATCTTCCAGCTCGCCGACCGCGTCGCCGTCCTGCGCGACGGCAGCCTCGCCGGCGTGCAGGACGCCGGATCCACGAACGAGGGTGAGCTCGTGCGCCTGATGGTGGGCCGCGACCTGTCCGCCATGTTCGTACGCCAACGGGTCGCCACGGACCGGCTGGTTCTCGACGTCAGGAACCTCACGACCGACGACGTCACCGGCATCTCGCTTCAGGTGCACGCCGGTGAAGTCGTCGGCCTGGCGGGCCTGATCGGGGCCGGACGCTCGGAACTCGCCCTCGCGCTCGCGGGCGATCTGCCCGTGCACAGCGGCACCGCCACCCTGGACGGGACCCGGCTGCGCAGCGGCCGGCCCGGCGAGGTGATCAGCGCCGGACTCGGGCTGGCCCCCGAGGAACGCAAGGCCCAGGCGCTGTTCCTGCGACAGTCCGTCAAGGACAACACCTCCCTCGTCGTACTGGACCGGCTGCGGCGCTTCCGCTTCATCCGACGCACCGCCGAACGCCGGCTCGCGCAGGAGTACTCCGACCGGCTGCGGGTCCGCACCCCGTCGATCCACCACGAGGTCCGCAAACTGTCGGGCGGCAATCAGCAGAAGGTCGTCCTGGCCCGATGGCTGGCCCGCAAGCCGAAGGTCCTCATCCTCGACGAACCGACGCGCGGCATCGACGTCGGTGCGAAGGCCGAGATCTACCAGATCATCGCCGACCTCGCCGCCGAGGGTGTCGCCCTGCTCGTCATCTCCTCCGAACTCCCCGAACTCCTCGGCCTCGCCGACCGGGTCCTCGTCATGCAGGGCGGCCGGATCACCGGGGAACTCGATCGCAACGAAGCCAGTGAAGAAGCCATCCTCCAACTCGCCATGACCGACGACATCGTCGGCACCGCCCCCGGAGCCCCCTCATGA
- a CDS encoding helix-turn-helix domain-containing protein, with the protein MEEVLRTSFAPGGDGVDAWGEALGRWLAPVQVTPRVTHPAEATLTVTHFGYLSLLAAEAGPMRLSRTARLISGPEAPASRTAGRRYAAVGPLTSADAVAVVLQEAGDGALTQDGRSTALRAGDTAVVDLRRPFCLEQRSSFRALLLRVPEHALGIPADRLERVTARVAAPGGAGLLASYLSGLAAAVVQLPPRTGDLLAGTTVEFVATLADELAGDDYRHRGAARDRLVPRIRRYIDHNLGDADLAPDRIAAAHHISVRYMHRLFEGEELTVGQLIQRRRVEECARELSRRGRARPSISAVAMRWGFPNPTHFSRTFKAVYGVSPRRWRPAGTAQLPVPAGDCSQTTYCAD; encoded by the coding sequence ATGGAAGAGGTACTCCGCACATCCTTCGCCCCGGGCGGAGACGGCGTCGACGCCTGGGGTGAGGCCCTCGGGCGGTGGCTCGCACCCGTGCAGGTCACCCCGCGCGTCACGCACCCGGCCGAGGCGACGCTCACCGTCACGCACTTCGGCTATCTGAGCCTCCTCGCCGCGGAGGCGGGCCCGATGCGCCTCAGCCGTACCGCACGCCTGATCTCGGGGCCGGAGGCCCCCGCGAGCCGGACGGCCGGGAGGCGTTACGCGGCCGTGGGCCCTTTGACGAGCGCGGATGCCGTCGCCGTGGTCCTGCAGGAAGCGGGAGACGGCGCGCTCACCCAGGACGGCCGCAGCACCGCGCTGCGCGCGGGTGACACGGCCGTCGTCGACCTGCGCCGCCCGTTCTGCCTGGAACAGCGCAGTTCCTTCCGGGCGTTGCTGCTGCGGGTGCCGGAGCACGCTCTCGGGATCCCCGCCGACCGCCTGGAACGGGTCACCGCGCGGGTGGCCGCCCCCGGTGGCGCCGGCCTGTTGGCGTCCTACCTGTCCGGCCTCGCTGCCGCCGTCGTGCAACTCCCCCCGAGGACCGGCGACCTGCTGGCCGGTACCACGGTCGAGTTCGTCGCGACCCTGGCCGACGAACTCGCCGGGGACGACTACCGGCACCGCGGGGCCGCCCGCGACCGCCTCGTGCCCCGGATCCGCCGCTACATCGACCACAACCTCGGGGACGCGGACCTCGCCCCGGACCGGATAGCCGCCGCCCACCACATCTCGGTCCGCTACATGCACCGGCTCTTCGAGGGGGAGGAGCTGACGGTGGGACAGCTCATCCAGCGACGACGGGTCGAGGAATGCGCACGGGAGCTGTCGCGGCGAGGCCGGGCACGCCCCAGCATCTCCGCGGTCGCCATGAGGTGGGGATTCCCCAACCCGACCCACTTCAGCCGCACGTTCAAGGCGGTGTACGGGGTGTCGCCCCGCCGGTGGCGCCCGGCCGGAACGGCCCAACTCCCCGTACCGGCAGGGGATTGCAGTCAAACGACCTACTGCGCGGACTGA
- a CDS encoding helix-turn-helix transcriptional regulator produces the protein MPVPEGRILVGRQRELGALRYALDSARTGAGGSGTLLRGDAGIGKTALLEWAEERARADGFTVLRAVGAEAEADLAFGALHQILWPLLEHSDALPPRQRNALECVLGLREGLPPGGFLVGASALALLADEARRKPLLIVVDDLHWVDSSSAGVLAFLHRRITDLDVVILSASRPDGTAVEGWPAKPVHVGALRPAEAGELLRLWHPALAAGAADGVLADAGGNPLALMELPRQLHPDEMKGIVPLPERLPLGQRLERLFADRIGSLSGEAAQVLLLTALADGPTAWQTGSRLRTLAGDRAEEVLDRIEASGLARLDASGRVVFRHPLVRSAVVATASGRERRAAHRALAAELAADDPRRLTHEASATLLPDEELAARLQEAGVRIARRGGDAEGALLLDRAAALSTDPDARARRLTWAAVAAARGGRLRYTARLVEQLKRGPVPRDVAPLFAYAVVYVDQSHRVDFESSFTLLPHALDALAEPGAESFGGLAEQVFFKLLLAATYTDDPRGWTALASHLDQVSPLARLCHRAWSDPARTAHGASAELLSMADTLSAEQEAGGAWLLLWTASGVDLGDGELWRRFHGQHAYATQGTIAKARAYQNYLHGRWDSAESCLREAEAAEELGYHCNALIFRLSYAHFLAGRGDEDGLRETARLIGGPAVAARMRFVTDHLAYLHGLAALAQGRYDEAYESFAALTPPGELPRGVPWFHLPFYDLVDAAVHTGRLAEARAHVAAGEAARMAEISGHHAFLQVAASALLASAPSRSEVAGAPVPGSPVAEGAEVSSQAVDVDACFRAAYDVPGAEQWVFDLARLRLAHGTWLRRHHRRESREVLAAAHRTFRSLRALPWVERCERELRAAGHQVPAATGGTALLTPHELRIARLAANGMTNKAIGAQLRLSPRTVSAHLYKIFPKLGIASRAALARMLQED, from the coding sequence ATGCCAGTTCCGGAGGGCCGGATTCTGGTCGGTCGGCAGCGCGAGCTGGGCGCGTTGCGGTACGCCCTCGACTCCGCGCGTACGGGCGCCGGCGGTTCGGGCACCTTGCTGCGCGGGGACGCAGGCATCGGCAAGACGGCCCTGCTGGAGTGGGCGGAGGAGCGGGCCCGCGCAGACGGGTTCACGGTCCTGCGCGCGGTGGGCGCGGAGGCGGAGGCGGATCTCGCCTTCGGAGCACTCCATCAGATTCTGTGGCCGCTCCTGGAGCACTCGGACGCCTTGCCTCCGCGGCAGCGCAACGCACTGGAGTGTGTACTCGGCCTGCGCGAAGGACTGCCTCCGGGCGGCTTCCTCGTCGGGGCCTCGGCCCTGGCCCTGCTGGCCGACGAGGCCCGTAGGAAGCCTCTGCTGATCGTCGTGGACGACCTGCACTGGGTGGACTCCTCCAGTGCAGGGGTCCTCGCCTTCCTGCACCGCAGAATCACCGACCTGGACGTGGTGATCCTGAGCGCGAGCCGGCCGGACGGCACCGCGGTCGAGGGGTGGCCGGCGAAGCCCGTGCACGTCGGGGCGCTCCGGCCGGCGGAGGCGGGCGAACTGCTGCGCCTCTGGCATCCGGCCCTCGCGGCCGGAGCCGCCGACGGGGTCCTGGCGGACGCGGGCGGCAATCCCCTGGCCCTGATGGAACTGCCCCGCCAGCTCCATCCCGACGAGATGAAGGGCATTGTCCCGCTGCCGGAACGGCTGCCGCTCGGGCAGCGTCTGGAGCGCCTGTTCGCCGACCGGATCGGATCGCTGTCCGGCGAAGCGGCGCAGGTACTGCTGCTGACAGCACTGGCCGACGGGCCGACGGCCTGGCAGACCGGCAGCCGGCTGCGGACACTCGCCGGTGACCGTGCCGAGGAGGTCCTCGACCGGATCGAGGCGAGCGGCCTGGCCCGGCTCGACGCCTCGGGCCGCGTCGTCTTCCGTCACCCCCTGGTGCGGAGCGCCGTCGTGGCCACCGCCTCGGGTCGCGAAAGGCGTGCTGCTCACCGCGCGCTGGCCGCCGAGCTGGCCGCCGACGACCCACGGCGTCTGACGCACGAGGCGTCCGCGACGCTCCTGCCCGACGAGGAGCTGGCAGCGCGTCTGCAGGAGGCGGGCGTACGCATCGCCAGGCGGGGCGGCGACGCGGAAGGCGCCCTGCTGCTGGACCGGGCGGCGGCGCTGAGTACCGATCCGGACGCCCGCGCCCGTCGCCTCACCTGGGCGGCGGTGGCCGCTGCACGCGGCGGCCGGCTGCGGTACACGGCGCGGCTGGTGGAGCAGCTGAAGAGGGGGCCCGTACCGCGGGACGTCGCGCCGCTGTTCGCCTACGCGGTGGTGTACGTCGACCAGAGTCACCGGGTCGACTTCGAGTCGTCCTTCACGCTGCTGCCCCATGCCCTCGACGCTCTCGCGGAGCCGGGCGCCGAGTCCTTCGGGGGCCTCGCCGAGCAGGTGTTCTTCAAGTTGCTGCTGGCCGCCACGTACACCGACGACCCCCGGGGGTGGACGGCGCTGGCGAGCCACCTGGACCAGGTGTCCCCGCTGGCCCGGCTCTGTCACCGGGCGTGGTCCGACCCCGCCCGCACCGCGCACGGCGCATCCGCCGAACTGCTGTCCATGGCCGACACGTTGAGCGCGGAGCAGGAAGCCGGAGGCGCCTGGCTGCTGCTGTGGACGGCGTCCGGCGTGGACCTCGGCGACGGCGAACTGTGGCGCCGTTTCCACGGGCAGCACGCATACGCCACCCAGGGAACGATCGCCAAGGCGAGGGCGTACCAGAACTACCTGCACGGCCGCTGGGACTCCGCGGAGTCCTGCCTGCGCGAGGCGGAGGCAGCCGAGGAGCTCGGCTATCACTGCAACGCCCTGATCTTCAGGCTCTCCTACGCGCACTTCCTCGCCGGACGCGGCGACGAGGACGGGCTGAGGGAGACCGCTCGGCTCATCGGCGGCCCGGCCGTCGCGGCCCGGATGCGGTTCGTCACCGACCATCTTGCCTATCTGCACGGCCTGGCGGCGCTGGCCCAGGGCCGGTACGACGAGGCGTACGAGAGCTTCGCAGCGCTCACGCCGCCGGGTGAACTGCCGCGCGGGGTGCCCTGGTTCCATCTGCCGTTCTATGACCTCGTGGACGCCGCGGTGCACACGGGACGCCTGGCGGAGGCCCGCGCGCACGTGGCGGCGGGCGAGGCCGCGCGCATGGCGGAGATCTCCGGGCACCATGCCTTCCTGCAGGTCGCGGCGTCCGCGCTGCTCGCGTCTGCCCCGAGCCGATCCGAGGTCGCGGGTGCCCCGGTCCCGGGGAGCCCCGTCGCCGAGGGGGCGGAGGTCTCTTCGCAGGCCGTGGACGTGGATGCCTGCTTCCGGGCGGCGTACGACGTGCCCGGCGCCGAGCAGTGGGTCTTCGACCTCGCACGGCTGCGGCTGGCCCACGGGACGTGGCTGCGCCGTCACCACCGGCGCGAGTCGCGGGAGGTACTGGCCGCGGCGCACCGTACGTTCCGTTCGCTACGGGCTCTGCCGTGGGTCGAGCGCTGTGAGCGCGAACTGCGCGCGGCGGGCCATCAGGTGCCCGCCGCGACGGGCGGGACCGCGCTGCTGACCCCGCACGAACTGCGGATAGCGCGGCTCGCGGCGAACGGAATGACCAACAAGGCCATCGGGGCGCAGCTCCGCCTGTCGCCGCGGACCGTCTCCGCCCACCTCTACAAGATCTTCCCGAAGCTCGGGATCGCGTCCCGGGCGGCACTGGCCCGCATGCTCCAGGAGGACTGA
- a CDS encoding alpha/beta fold hydrolase: MSDHHVISRRAAIAAGAGAAAAALTALPGTAAAAGSPPAAADGAGRKPTVVLVHGAFADASSWAPVIGRLHRQGYDVVAPANPLRGLRHDAAQVAAVLAGVDGPVVLAGHSYGGAVITEAAGSADADVRALVYVAAFMPDAGEVLGELSARFPGSQLAPALTQVPAPAPDGSPGLDLYIRPDRFHHVFAQDVRGEVARTLAAVQRPLSATAFGDSVTSAAWRSLPSWALISTQDRGIPAELQRFQAERAGSHSVEVRSSHLPLHSHPDAVAGLIRSAAHHVRN, translated from the coding sequence ATGTCCGACCATCACGTGATCTCCCGCCGAGCGGCGATCGCCGCAGGCGCCGGGGCAGCCGCAGCGGCACTGACCGCGCTGCCCGGCACCGCCGCGGCAGCCGGGTCCCCACCGGCCGCCGCCGACGGCGCCGGGCGAAAACCCACCGTCGTTCTCGTGCACGGCGCGTTCGCCGACGCCTCCAGCTGGGCCCCTGTCATCGGCCGACTGCACCGGCAGGGATACGACGTCGTCGCCCCCGCCAACCCGCTGCGCGGACTGCGTCACGACGCCGCGCAGGTCGCGGCGGTACTCGCGGGCGTGGACGGCCCCGTGGTGCTGGCCGGTCACTCGTACGGCGGGGCCGTGATCACGGAGGCCGCCGGCAGCGCCGACGCGGATGTGAGGGCCCTGGTCTACGTCGCGGCGTTCATGCCGGACGCCGGCGAGGTGCTCGGCGAACTGTCCGCACGATTTCCCGGTTCGCAACTGGCCCCGGCTCTGACGCAGGTGCCCGCTCCGGCACCGGACGGCTCGCCCGGCTTGGATCTCTACATCCGGCCGGACCGATTCCACCACGTGTTCGCCCAGGACGTCCGGGGAGAGGTCGCCCGGACCCTGGCGGCCGTCCAACGTCCGCTCAGCGCAACGGCGTTCGGGGACTCGGTGACTTCGGCGGCGTGGCGGTCCCTGCCCTCGTGGGCCCTGATCAGCACCCAGGACCGCGGAATCCCCGCGGAACTCCAGCGCTTCCAGGCCGAGCGGGCCGGATCGCACAGCGTGGAGGTACGCAGCTCCCATCTGCCGCTCCACAGCCACCCCGACGCCGTGGCCGGACTCATCCGGTCCGCCGCGCACCACGTACGCAACTGA